One stretch of Carcharodon carcharias isolate sCarCar2 chromosome 20, sCarCar2.pri, whole genome shotgun sequence DNA includes these proteins:
- the LOC121292203 gene encoding kelch-like protein 28, with amino-acid sequence MDQSPQSYMLANLTHPHSEQLLQGLNLLRQHRELCDIILRVGDVKIHAHKVVLASISPYFKAMFTGNLSENENSEVEFQCIDETALQAIVEYAYTGTIFISQDTVESLLPAANLLQMKLVLKECCTFLESQLDPGNCIGISRFAETYGCHELYLAANKYICQNFEEVCQTEEFFELNHTELDEIISNDCLNVVTEESVFYALESWIKYDVQERQKYLAQLLHCVRLPLLSVKFLTRLYEANQLIRDEHTCKHLLNEALKYHFMPEHRFSHQTELLTRPRCAPKVLCAVGGKTGLFATLDSVEMYFPQTDSWTGLAPLSSPRYECGVAVVDQKLYVVGGIATHIQQGINYRKHENLVEGWNPETNKWTSIERMNECRSTLGVAVLAGELYAIGGYDGENYLQSVEKYIPKIKKWQPVAPMGKSRSCFAAAVLDGMIYAIGGYGPAHMNSVERYDPSKDSWEMVAPMADKRINFGVGSMLGFIFVVGGHNGVSHLQSVERYEPHQNQWTLCRPMSDPRTGVGAAIVDNYLYVVGGHSGSSYLNMVQRYDPTLDTWSDFAGMLSCRCNFGLTAF; translated from the exons ATGGACCAGTCCCCTCAATCCTACATGCTTGCCAATCTGACTCATCCACATTCTGAGCAGTTACTGCAGGGATTGAATCTTCTTCGGCAGCATCGTGAGCTCTGCGACATCATCCTCAGGGTTGGAGATGTCAAGATCCATGCCCACAAGGTGGTGCTGGCTAGCATCAGCCCATACTTTAAAGCCATGTTTACTGGAAACCTGTCAGAGAATGAAAACTCTGAGGTTGAATTCCAGTGTATTGATGAAACTGCTTTGCAGGCTATTGTGGAATATGCATACACAGGAACTATATTCATTTCACAAGATACAGTAGAATCTTTACTACCAGCTGCAAATTTGCTTCAAATGAAACTagtactgaaggaatgttgcACATTCCTTGAAAGCCAGCTTGATCCTGGCAACTGTATTGGCATTTCCCGGTTTGCTGAAACTTATGGTTGCCATGAGTTGTACCTTGCTGCCAACAAATATATTTGTCAGAATTTTGAAGAGGTATGCCAGACTGAAGAATTTTTTGAGCTGAATCACACAGAGTTAGATGAAATAATTTCAAATGACTGTCTGAATGTTGTGACTGAGGAGTCTGTTTTTTATGCTTTGGAGTCATGGATTAAATATGATGTACAAGAAAGACAAAAATATCTGGCTCAGCTGTTGCACTGTGTCCGATTGCCATTGCTAAGTGTGAAGTTTCTAACAAGATTATATGAAGCAAATCAGTTAATTCGTGATGAACATACCTGCAAGCACCTTCTAAATGAAGCACTTAAGTATCATTTTATGCCAGAGCACAGATTTTCCCATCAGACTGAGTTATTGACACGGCCACGTTGTGCTCCCAAAGTATTGTGTGCTGTGGGTGGAAAAACTGGACTGTTTGCTACTTTAGACAG TGTGGAGATGTACTTCCCTCAGACAGATTCCTGGACAGGTCTGGCACCACTTAGTAGTCCACGCTATGAATGTGGAGTTGCTGTTGTCGATCAGAAACTGTATGTCGTAGGAGGAATTGCAACCCACATTCAGCAAGGCATCAATTATCGGAAGCATGAGAATTTGGTGGAAGGTTGGAATCCGGAGACAAATAAGTGGACATCTATAGAAAGAATGAACGAGTGTCGAAGCACTCTCGGAGTGGCAGTATTAGCAGGCGAACTGTATGCAATAGGTGGTTATGATGGAGAGAACTACTTACAATCTGTGGAAAAATACATTCCTAAAATCAAAAAGTGGCAGCCAGTTGCACCCATGGGGAAAAGTCGAAGCTGTTTTGCAGCTGCAGTTTTAGACGGAATGATATATGCTATAGGAGGATATGGTCCTGCTCACATGAACAG TGTGGAGCGTTATGATCCAAGCAAAGATTCCTGGGAGATGGTGGCTCCAATGGCTGATAAAAGAATTAACTTTGGTGTTGGTTCGATGCTTGGATTCATCTTTGTCGTTGGTGGACACAATGGTGTGTCACACTTGCAAAGTGTTGAGAGATATGAACCCCACCAAAATCAGTGGACCTTATGCAGGCCGATGAGTGATCCTAGAACAG GAGTTGGTGCAGCCATTGTAGACAACTACCTCTATGTGGTGGGAGGTCACTCAGGGTCATCATACCTGAATATGGTGCAGAGGTACGACCCAACCTTAGATACCTGGTCAGACTTTGCTGGCATGTTGTCATGCCGATGCAACTTTGGGCTGACTGCATTTTGA